In Thermoanaerobaculia bacterium, a single genomic region encodes these proteins:
- a CDS encoding type IV pilus twitching motility protein PilT — MSANPNYSQIDRFLSILMKRGGSDLHLTVGEPPIIRIDGELERVRYRVIGEGDYYNMLSAITPPDLWARYQLFGDVDFAYQMGNEARFRTNLFKQERGSAALFRLIPPKVPTVEELNLPPAIADLAAASRGLILVTGPTGSGKSTTLAAILDRINRRHSRHVITIEDPVEFVYTNDKSIFTQRELGQDVTDFASGVKAALREDPDALLIGEMRDVETIRMALTAAETGLLVFATLHTNSASKVVNRIIDAFPHEEQDQVRVVLAETLRAVVAQQLLKKIGGGRIAAFEILLGSSALSNIIREGKTGMIITQIQTGRNRGMVMMDQSLQELVKSGTISAQDAFEHAFEKDQFKAWLAGAGIQRV; from the coding sequence ATGAGCGCCAACCCCAACTACAGCCAGATCGACCGTTTCCTGTCGATCCTCATGAAGCGCGGCGGATCGGACCTCCATCTCACCGTCGGCGAGCCGCCGATCATCCGGATCGACGGCGAGCTCGAGCGGGTTCGCTACCGCGTCATCGGCGAGGGGGATTACTACAACATGCTCTCGGCGATCACGCCTCCGGACCTGTGGGCGCGCTACCAGCTCTTCGGCGACGTGGACTTCGCCTACCAGATGGGGAACGAGGCGCGGTTCCGGACGAACCTCTTCAAGCAGGAGCGCGGGTCGGCCGCGCTCTTCCGGCTGATCCCCCCGAAGGTCCCGACGGTCGAGGAGTTGAACCTCCCGCCGGCGATCGCGGATCTCGCCGCCGCCTCGCGCGGGCTGATCCTCGTGACGGGACCGACGGGATCGGGCAAGTCGACGACGCTCGCCGCGATCCTCGACCGGATCAACCGGCGCCACTCCCGCCACGTCATCACGATCGAGGACCCGGTCGAGTTCGTGTACACGAACGACAAGTCGATCTTCACGCAGCGCGAGCTCGGCCAGGACGTGACGGATTTTGCGAGCGGCGTGAAGGCGGCGCTGCGCGAGGATCCCGACGCGCTGCTGATCGGCGAGATGCGCGACGTCGAGACGATCCGGATGGCGCTCACGGCCGCGGAGACCGGCCTCCTCGTCTTTGCGACGCTCCACACGAACTCCGCCTCGAAGGTCGTCAACCGCATCATCGACGCCTTCCCGCACGAGGAGCAGGACCAGGTGCGCGTCGTCCTCGCCGAGACGCTCCGTGCGGTCGTCGCGCAGCAGCTCTTGAAGAAGATCGGCGGGGGCCGCATCGCCGCGTTCGAGATCCTGCTCGGGTCCTCGGCGCTCTCGAACATCATTCGCGAGGGGAAGACGGGCATGATCATCACCCAGATCCAGACCGGCCGGAACCGCGGGATGGTGATGATGGACCAGTCGCTCCAGGAGCTCGTCAAGTCCGGAACGATCTCGGCCCAGGACGCCTTCGAGCACGCCTTCGAGAAGGATCAGTTCAAGGCATGGCTCGCGGGGGCGGGGATTCAGCGGGTTTGA